The nucleotide window CGCTCAACACAGCGAGATTATTGTGGCGGAGCGCGACGGAGTCGTTGTCGGTGCGGTCGCTTATGTTGGAGCGAGTCAGCCCAAGCCGTCCTTTTATCCGGCTGAGTGGCCGATGCTGCGCATGCTGGTTGCTGACCCCTCAGCGAGGGCTCTTGGCATCGGTCGAGCACTCTCTGAGGAGGCTGTCCGCCGCGCGGTCCGAGACGAAGCGCCGCTCATTGCGCTGCACACCAGTCCCATCATGAAAGTTGCGCTTCCACTATACGAGCGCATGGGCTTTCGCTTGGAGCGCGACATTGCGCCCATCTTTGGGGTTCCGTATGCGCTCTATGTCAAACCATTGGGCGCCTAACAACGCGCTCCTGCGGGACGGCCGCTGCGCGGCCGCCCCTGAGCGCGGGCGATGGGCCGGCGCTCGCCGCTCAGCCGCCGCTCCGTTAGTCACCAAACCTCGATCCGGTGTATAATCCACCGGACAGCTACCTCGGAATCATGCCATGACCTCGAAGACCGCCGTTAGTCACAGCGACCCAGAGATCCTCGGCGGAACTCCGGTATTCGTGGGGACTCGCGTGCCCACTCGGACGCTCTTCGACTATCTCGAAGGTGGCGAGACACTCGACGAGTTTCTTCACCAGTTCCCTTCGGTCAAGCGTGAGCAGGCCCTAGCCGCGCTGGAGATGGCCCGCGATTCACTCCTGGCCGATGCGCGTCCTACTTGACGAGAACATCCCCGTGGACTTGGCCGGCCTCTTGAGCGGCCATGACGCCCAGACTGTCGCCGGGCTTGGTTGGGATGGTGTCAAGAACGGTGAACTTTTGCGTCGGATGCAGGGTACATTC belongs to Nitrospira sp. and includes:
- a CDS encoding DUF433 domain-containing protein, with the translated sequence MTSKTAVSHSDPEILGGTPVFVGTRVPTRTLFDYLEGGETLDEFLHQFPSVKREQALAALEMARDSLLADARPT
- a CDS encoding GNAT family N-acetyltransferase: MSVPFILRDFQPTDAGAVDALVLSAFHQYRDAYSDWPAFSSRLGQMVQNAQHSEIIVAERDGVVVGAVAYVGASQPKPSFYPAEWPMLRMLVADPSARALGIGRALSEEAVRRAVRDEAPLIALHTSPIMKVALPLYERMGFRLERDIAPIFGVPYALYVKPLGA